A single window of Leptospiraceae bacterium DNA harbors:
- a CDS encoding PAS domain S-box protein — MNNNYIITLVGLFLLSIYFCDLPELFQTYSIDISTKFSAILFFIVCFALVYFKRIYQNKLILSKKVEELEYESKNLKDLKNPNHPNFINSLIDITTYQKTEIHIRKLSVAIEQNPTTIVITDIAGNIEYANPKFTELTGYSFDEVKGLNSNKLKSGKTDSKVYRELWRTILSGEVWKGEFINKKKNGEEFIESAIISPIFDERGEIINFLAIYEDITEKRNSEKKILEQQIQLENSYHELEIAKKKAEDSMSEIEKLNEFTRKINSSLSTSVILKEIYSYIYNRTGFDLIWILLVNKKKGQIFSDSNLSVFNSAENLDIAFFREFKMKLNASLGVSFKTYQTRIPFYTLDAMNSKRSITNLFDNKKIRLRSIDFEIQRKGNFQSMLQIPLILQNEVIGILNLTAHRRLVDIQNEDIRYLMRFADQIAGVIFNAHLMEELQEAKQDAEISEKIALMAQKEMEQEKRKSDQLLLNILPEEIAKELREKGAIRPVQYQSVSVMFTDFKGFTKIAETMTPAELIDELDICFSYFDSLMDRFNLEKLKTIGDSYMCAGGIPIENRTHSVDTILAALEIQAVMFESKKLRQSLNLPFWELRLGIHTGPLIAGVIGEKKFAYDVWGDTVNVASRMESSGTPEMVNISKATYDLVKDFFHCEYRGEIQAKNKGFVEMYYVMGIRKELCVEDEPRVPSFRFWILYDRLKKGKPLNVKNLKDRRVGLNDNRKDFKERRKNSRNSLPVQKKDTKEEILN; from the coding sequence ATGAATAACAATTATATTATAACTCTAGTTGGATTGTTTTTACTTTCAATATATTTCTGTGATTTGCCTGAGTTATTTCAAACTTATTCTATCGATATTTCCACAAAGTTTTCTGCCATCCTTTTTTTTATAGTTTGTTTTGCCTTAGTGTATTTTAAAAGGATATATCAAAATAAACTTATTCTTTCGAAGAAGGTGGAAGAACTAGAGTACGAAAGTAAAAATTTAAAGGATTTAAAAAATCCTAATCACCCAAATTTTATTAATAGTCTCATTGATATAACAACCTATCAAAAAACAGAAATACATATTAGAAAACTTTCTGTTGCCATCGAACAAAACCCGACTACCATTGTGATCACTGACATTGCGGGTAATATAGAATATGCGAATCCAAAATTCACGGAACTTACCGGTTATTCTTTTGATGAAGTTAAAGGACTTAATTCAAATAAATTAAAGTCAGGTAAAACCGATTCAAAAGTGTATAGAGAACTTTGGAGAACAATTTTAAGTGGAGAAGTATGGAAAGGTGAATTTATAAATAAAAAAAAGAACGGGGAGGAGTTTATTGAAAGTGCGATTATTTCTCCCATCTTTGATGAAAGAGGAGAAATAATAAATTTCCTAGCAATATATGAAGATATTACTGAAAAACGAAACTCAGAAAAAAAGATCCTAGAACAACAAATACAATTAGAAAATAGTTATCATGAACTTGAAATAGCCAAAAAAAAAGCAGAAGATTCAATGTCGGAAATCGAAAAGTTAAATGAATTTACTCGCAAAATTAATTCTTCTCTAAGCACTTCTGTTATATTAAAAGAAATATATTCTTACATTTACAATAGAACTGGATTTGATTTAATTTGGATTTTGTTAGTAAATAAAAAAAAGGGGCAAATATTCTCCGATTCAAATCTTTCAGTATTTAATTCTGCGGAAAATCTAGATATTGCGTTCTTTCGAGAATTTAAAATGAAACTGAATGCATCTCTTGGTGTATCATTCAAAACTTATCAAACTAGAATTCCTTTTTATACGCTAGATGCGATGAATTCAAAAAGAAGTATTACAAATTTATTTGATAATAAAAAAATCAGATTGCGTAGTATTGATTTTGAGATTCAGAGAAAAGGAAATTTTCAATCAATGCTTCAAATTCCACTTATTCTGCAAAATGAAGTAATTGGAATCTTAAATCTCACTGCACATCGTAGGCTAGTAGATATTCAAAATGAGGATATTCGTTATTTGATGCGTTTTGCAGATCAAATAGCAGGTGTAATTTTTAATGCACATTTAATGGAGGAACTGCAAGAGGCAAAGCAAGATGCAGAAATTTCTGAGAAAATTGCTCTTATGGCGCAGAAAGAAATGGAACAAGAAAAGAGAAAGTCTGACCAATTACTTTTAAATATCTTACCGGAAGAAATTGCAAAAGAATTAAGAGAGAAAGGAGCAATTCGTCCTGTTCAGTATCAATCTGTATCTGTAATGTTTACTGACTTCAAAGGCTTCACAAAAATTGCTGAGACTATGACTCCTGCAGAATTAATCGATGAACTCGATATATGTTTTTCTTATTTTGATTCTTTGATGGATCGATTTAATTTGGAAAAACTTAAAACAATAGGCGATAGCTATATGTGTGCTGGTGGAATTCCAATCGAAAACAGAACACATTCAGTAGATACAATTCTTGCTGCATTGGAAATTCAAGCAGTCATGTTTGAATCAAAAAAATTGAGACAATCTTTAAATCTCCCTTTTTGGGAGTTACGCCTTGGTATCCACACAGGTCCTTTAATTGCAGGTGTGATTGGGGAAAAAAAATTTGCTTATGATGTTTGGGGAGATACTGTAAATGTTGCTTCTAGAATGGAATCGAGTGGGACTCCTGAAATGGTAAATATTTCAAAGGCAACCTATGATTTAGTAAAAGATTTTTTTCATTGTGAATACAGAGGAGAAATACAAGCCAAGAATAAAGGTTTTGTTGAAATGTATTATGTAATGGGGATACGAAAGGAACTTTGTGTAGAAGATGAACCAAGAGTCCCCTCTTTCCGTTTTTGGATTTTATATGATCGACTTAAAAAAGGCAAACCACTCAATGTAAAAAATTTAAAGGATAGAAGAGTAGGATTAAATGATAATCGAAAGGATTTCAAAGAAAGAAGAAAAAATTCTAGGAATAGCTTACCAGTTCAAAAAAAGGATACTAAAGAGGAAATACTGAATTAG